The uncultured Desulfobulbus sp. genome window below encodes:
- the radC gene encoding DNA repair protein RadC, with amino-acid sequence MDKGQWQQKGAGHRQRLRDKFLELGIESLSDSEIIELLLTFGTPRSDCKEAARAALARFSSLPAVLDAAPAELQQIKGIGPKNVFALQFIQGVARRYLKQRIVGKKYVHSSRAVADYLIHAMRGLEHEVLMVVFLDTAHAIIDSSVVSQGTVSVNTVYPRELVKAALARNASALVIAHNHPSGSLTPSTQDRELTRSLHLICSFMHINLLDHLIIGSGEQVYSFADQGIMAQIREECRRLLQENP; translated from the coding sequence GTGGATAAAGGTCAGTGGCAGCAGAAGGGGGCTGGGCACCGCCAGCGTCTTCGTGATAAATTCCTGGAGTTGGGCATTGAGAGTCTCAGCGACAGCGAAATCATCGAATTGCTGCTGACCTTTGGTACACCGCGCTCTGATTGTAAAGAGGCCGCACGCGCGGCCCTTGCACGTTTTTCCAGCCTGCCTGCAGTTCTTGATGCTGCCCCCGCCGAGCTACAGCAAATCAAAGGGATTGGCCCCAAAAACGTTTTTGCCCTCCAGTTTATTCAGGGCGTCGCCCGCAGATACCTTAAGCAACGGATTGTTGGCAAGAAATACGTTCATTCTTCCCGGGCGGTGGCCGACTATCTCATCCACGCCATGCGTGGCCTTGAACACGAGGTCCTGATGGTGGTCTTTCTTGATACTGCCCACGCAATCATCGATTCGTCTGTGGTTAGTCAGGGCACGGTGAGTGTCAACACGGTCTATCCACGGGAGCTGGTCAAGGCCGCCCTGGCTCGTAACGCCAGTGCCCTGGTTATCGCCCATAATCATCCCTCAGGTAGTCTTACTCCCTCAACCCAGGATCGGGAATTGACCCGATCCCTGCATCTGATCTGTTCTTTCATGCATATCAACCTGCTCGATCATCTCATTATCGGTAGTGGTGAACAGGTGTATAGCTTTGCCGATCAGGGGATCATGGCGCAGATTCGTGAAGAGTGTCGCCGTCTCCTCCAAGAGAATCCGTAA